Genomic segment of Iocasia fonsfrigidae:
TAAGCGTTTCTTTAAAACTGGGTTTGAGTTGAGCAAATTAAAGATCTCAGGAAAGGCTTTTAATGAACTGGATTCTTTTATTGATGATTATATGGTCTATCATTTAGATATTCATTTGAAGTCAGTTGGATTTTTGAATATGATTAAAAATTTAGGTTAAACTTTTAATGAGGTGATATAATGGAAAACCTGGAGAAAATAGACTTAATCAGGCAAAGAATCGATGTTAGTTATGAAAAAGCATATCAGGCCTTGCAGGAAACGGATGGTAATGTAGTAGAGGCTTTAATAAAATTGGAAAAGGAAGGGGATGGCCAGAAAAAATTCAATCTTGATACTGATCTTTTTCATGTAAAAGGGCAGGATTTAATCAATAAGATCAAGAATATAATAAAAGAAGGCAATGTAAATAAAGTAATTGTAAAAAATGATGAGAAAACCCTGGTAGAGATACCGGTTACTGCTGGAGTAGTTAGTCTGGTTTTGTTTCCTTATTTAACATTACTAGCTGGTGCTACTGCTATGTATAAGGACTACACCCTCGAAATTGAAAGAAATAAAGAGGAAGAGCAAAATATAAATCAGCCAGAAAATGGTGAATAAAAGTTATTGTAGTGAATTATCTTGTTTGGCCGGGAAAGGTTTTACCTCATCCTTATTTCAGGATGGGGTTTTTATATGATCATGAAAATGAGAGGATGGGGTAAATATGAATTTTCAGGATTTAATTAATCTGTTAAATAAATTCTGGGGTGAGCAGGGTTGTGTAATTGAACAACCCTATGATACTGAGGTAGGTGCTGGAACAATGAGCCCGGCAACTTTCTTAAGGTCATTAGGTCCAGATAAATGGAATACAGCTTATGTTCAGCCGTGTAGAAGACCAACTGATGGAAGGTATGGTGATAACCCCTTTAGATTACAGCGCTATTTTCAGTACCAGGTGATTATGAAACCTTCACCTGAAGATATTCAGGAATTATATCTTGATAGTTTAGAGTCTCTAGGTATTGATCCTTTAAAACATGATATTCGTTTTGTGGAGGACAACTGGGAATCACCTACACTAGGTGCCTGGGGTCTTGGTTGGGAGGTATGGCTTGATGGTATGGAAATAACCCAGTTTACCTATTTTCAGCAGGTGGGGGGTTTTGAAGCAAAACCAGTTACAGCAGAAATAACCTATGGTCTAGAAAGGTTAGCTATGTATCTTCAGGAAAAAGAAAGCCTTTTTGACATAGAATGGGTTGATGGAATGAGTTATCGGGATATATACCTCCAAAATGAAATTCAGCAATCAACCTATAATTTTGAGGTTTCTAGTATCAAAACATTGTTAAAATTGTTTGCTCTCTATGAAGAGGAGGCAAAAAGGGCACTGGAAAATGATCTTGTATTACCAGCTTATGATTATACCTTAAAGTGTTCTCATACTTTTAATCTTCTTGATGCCAGGGGTGCTATTAGTGTAAGTGAAAGAACAAGATATATTTCCAGAGTAAGGGAGCTTGCCCATCTTTGTGCTAAAAAATATCTGGCTATTAATGTAAAAGGAGTTGAGAAAGATGTCTAGAGACCTATTATTTGAAATAGGCACAGAAGAACTACCTGCTAACTATATGAGTACGGTCAGGAAAGACTTTAAAAATCTGACTGAAAAAACATTTGAGAATAAAAGGCTTGTTTTTGATGATTGTCAGGTATATTCAACACCAAGGCGATTAACTCTTTACATGAAAGGTTTAACTGAAAAGCAGGAAAATAAAAGTGAATCCCTCAGAGGCCCTGCCAAGAGTATTGCCTTTGATAAGGCTGGCAAACCAACTAAAGCTGCTCTTGGTTTTGCCCGCGGACAGGGGGTAGATATTG
This window contains:
- a CDS encoding DUF4342 domain-containing protein, which produces MENLEKIDLIRQRIDVSYEKAYQALQETDGNVVEALIKLEKEGDGQKKFNLDTDLFHVKGQDLINKIKNIIKEGNVNKVIVKNDEKTLVEIPVTAGVVSLVLFPYLTLLAGATAMYKDYTLEIERNKEEEQNINQPENGE
- the glyQ gene encoding glycine--tRNA ligase subunit alpha; its protein translation is MNFQDLINLLNKFWGEQGCVIEQPYDTEVGAGTMSPATFLRSLGPDKWNTAYVQPCRRPTDGRYGDNPFRLQRYFQYQVIMKPSPEDIQELYLDSLESLGIDPLKHDIRFVEDNWESPTLGAWGLGWEVWLDGMEITQFTYFQQVGGFEAKPVTAEITYGLERLAMYLQEKESLFDIEWVDGMSYRDIYLQNEIQQSTYNFEVSSIKTLLKLFALYEEEAKRALENDLVLPAYDYTLKCSHTFNLLDARGAISVSERTRYISRVRELAHLCAKKYLAINVKGVEKDV